Part of the bacterium genome, TTTTCCTGGCCTCCTGCGGCGGCAAGCCGCCCCGGGAGGAGTACGTTCAGGACCCGCGGTCCACCGCTGCCGAGACCCCCGACGTCACCGAGCCCCTGGGGTTCCCCGCCGGCGATCCGACCGCGGCGGTGGAAGCCTTTCTCCTGGCCGCCAAGCTCGGTCAGGACGAGAAGCTCGGGGAGATGCTCTACCCGCCCGGGGTGGGTGAGGAGGGCGCCGGGCTGGGTGAGAAGCTTAAAAACCTCGATGGCGCGGGAATCACCAATTGGGGCGAGGTCACCGTGGGCGCGGAGCGCCCGGGCGAGGGGGAGGTGCTGGAGAGCCGGGAGGTTACGGCGCGGGTACACCGGGGTGAGTCGTCGCGGGTCTGGCGCTTCACCGTGGTGCGCACGAACGCGGGCTGGTACATCCGGGATTTTGAGGACTGAGCCTCACGCCCCGGTGAGCTCCTCCAGGAATGCGGGCCAGCCGCCCCGCCCCTTCGCGGCCAGGGCGTGGACGAGCTCGAGGAAGGCGGTCTCGATGGCCGGCAGTCCGCGTTTCACCGCCGCATCGAAGCCCAGCAGCGCCGACTGCGCCTCCCACAGCTCGCGGGGCGTGTGCCGTCCGGCCGCCCGCCGGTAACCGTCGAGGAAGTAGGGAGTCACCCCCGCCAGACGCGCCAGCTCGCCTTTTTCGAGGTCGCGCCGCGAGTGGAAACGGATGAGCTGTAAAATCCGGTAGTGACGCGCCAGGAGGCCGACGAGGCGGGGCATCTCGGCCGGGTCGGCCAGGGATCGGGCGGCCATGAGGCAGGCCTCGGCCTCCCGACCCGCGGTGACCAGGTCGCACAGACGGAAGGGATCGAAACCCGGCGCCGTGCCGACCGCCTGGGCCACCTGCTCCGCGGTGAGCGTGCCCCCCTTCTCCACGAGGAGGGACAGGCTCTCGCAGGCGTTCTCCAGGGTGTCCAGGTTCCCGGCGACGGCCAGGATAAGCTCCAGCGCCGGGGGGGCGGCCTTGACACCGCGCTCGTCGAGGAAGTGGAGGGCGGCCTTGCGCAGGTCGGCCTCTTTCAACGGCTCGCACTCGACGGTGGAGTCCTGCAATTCCTTCGACAGGCGGGTGCGCCGGTCCAGCCGTTCCAGCACCACCGCCAGGTGGTTGGGCGGTCTGACATTAGGGAGAAGTTTGAGTACCGTCTCCACCAGCTCCGCCGGGAGGGTGTCCCCCTCGATGACGGCGAGGCGTGCGGCGCCGAAAAGGGGCAGCGTCTGAACGGCGTCGGCGAGCTCGCCGGGCGCCACGTCGGTGCCGTACCGCTCCAGGTCGGCTCCCGCCCCCAGGGTGTCGCGCAGCGCTGCCAGGGCCCTCCTCCGCAGCCCCGCCTCCGGACCGGCGATGAGGGCCACGGCGGGCGGCTCTTTTCCCAAAACACTGCGCCAACGTGTAAGGTTCACGCCCCAAGGATACCCGGCTCCGCCCTTTGTATCAAGGGCCGAATTGGCGTCTATTGTCTTAGGCCGCCCCAGGCCGTATAATCACCACCGTGAGATTATTCGCGACCCTCCTGGTGCTTCTGGCGCTCCTCGCCGTCTCCTCCGGTGCGACGGAGGCCTACTACCGCACCCTTTCAAATTTAAACTGCCGTCCCCTGGCGATGGGCGGCGCCTTTCTGGCCGTACCCTGCGAGTTCGAGGCGGCGCTCTACAACCCGGCCGGCTTCGTCCACGGGGAGGGGTTCGGCGGGGTGCTGAACCTGGGCCTCACCATGTACTGGCTCTGCCGCGGATTCGGGGAGGAGGCCCGAATGCAGGACGTGGAGCTCGGCGGCTCTCCGGGCTCCGATTTCGCCACCCTCGCCCTCTCCACCCTGGTGGGCGCCAAAGCGCTCAGCTACTCCGTCGGTGGATTCTACGCCTTCTGCAACCTCTGGGAGGAGAGCCTCGCCGATCCGGCGACCTTCGATGACCCCCATTTCTTCCACGTCAAGGGGCTCTGGGCCGATCGCACCAACACCCTCGGGGCGGGATACCGCTTCCCCGAGGGGGTCACGCTGGCCGTGAGCGGGAGCTACTACTCCCGCGAGTACCCGGTGGTGCGTGAGGGTGGGGCTCTCGATGAAGTCGTTGACTGGGAGCGCAGGAGCGGCTACGGCTTTACCGTGGGCGCCACCTGGGAGTTCATCCCCCGCGCCTACGTGGCCGCCACCTATGTGGACCTCCCCGATAATCTCCCCGGCTGTCGGGCCAACCTGGAGGGCCTGGGCGACGAGACCATCAACGTCGGCGCCGCGTGGTTCCCCTTTCCCGACGTCGTCTTCTCCCTGGACGTACGCAACCTGGTCAACAGCCGGGCCGAGGCCTTCCGCGAGGTAAGGGTCGGGCTGGATCAGCGTCTGCTGCCCCACCTGACCTTCCGGGCCGGTTACGCCTACACGGGTGAGGAGGAGCACCTGTGGAGCCTCGGGTTGGGGGTGGGTGACGGCAGCCTGGGCGCCGCGGGCGGCATCCAGACGAACCTGGCCCAGAGCAACTACATCCTCAACTACACGTTTCTGAAGAACCAGACCGCCGACCAGATTTACCACCTCCTGAGCTTCGTCGTGACGTTCTAGCCCGCGGGCTCCCTTGACACAACGGTTTAACGGGAATACCATCCACGGTGGAAATGGGTGCCGCCGCAAAAGCCCTGATTCCGCTTCCCGCGCTCCTCCTGCTCGGCTCCCTGGGCTGCGTTCAGGCCCAGTTCAACGTCGAGCTGGTGGACGCCAAGACGATGTTGGAAAACCAGGT contains:
- the holA gene encoding DNA polymerase III subunit delta, translated to MGKEPPAVALIAGPEAGLRRRALAALRDTLGAGADLERYGTDVAPGELADAVQTLPLFGAARLAVIEGDTLPAELVETVLKLLPNVRPPNHLAVVLERLDRRTRLSKELQDSTVECEPLKEADLRKAALHFLDERGVKAAPPALELILAVAGNLDTLENACESLSLLVEKGGTLTAEQVAQAVGTAPGFDPFRLCDLVTAGREAEACLMAARSLADPAEMPRLVGLLARHYRILQLIRFHSRRDLEKGELARLAGVTPYFLDGYRRAAGRHTPRELWEAQSALLGFDAAVKRGLPAIETAFLELVHALAAKGRGGWPAFLEELTGA